One Perognathus longimembris pacificus isolate PPM17 chromosome 13, ASM2315922v1, whole genome shotgun sequence genomic window, ACAAGCACTCAGTGGAGGTCACCAATTGCTTCTCGGTGCCACACAATGAGTCAGAAGATGAGGTGAGTGGTGCTGGAGTCTCTGCAGTGGAGGGCTGGCCATTTGTCAGGCCCCCTCAGGGGCCTTCTGCGAGGTTGTTGTGATTGTGACTAGAGTTCCAACAGCCAAGGAGCTTGATCCCATTAGATGTACTTCCGGAGCTCTTGGGTTTGGTGGGGGTGCCTGCTCTCCTTTCTGTTCAGTTCTTTGCACTTCTAGCTTCTTATGTTCCTTCCCTACCTTCCCTCTTAGGTGGCAGTTGACATGGAATTTGCTAAGAACATGTATGAACTGCACAAAAAAGTCTCTCCAAATGAGCTCATCTTGGGCTGGTAAGTTGTAATGACCAGGGGTGATAGCCAAGCTCTTTTGCCATTGACTAAATAGACCTTGTCTTCCCCCTGCTAGAGACGGGGTATTGAAAGTGTATTACCTCAAGGAACTACAAATCTGATCATTGGTGTGTGTTTTGTTCATTcattgtgcctgtcctgggacttgaactcaaagggacctgggccctgtcgctaagcttttttgctcaaggctatctgtctaacacttgagccagagctccatttctggctttttatggttaattagaggtaagagttttacatactttcctacctaggctgggtttgaacctggatcctcagatctcagcctcctgagtaggtaggattacaggcatgagccatcagtgcctggcttggattACTTGTATTTTGCAGGCAGGTCAGATCCCTtgagattattttatattttacagttTGGGGTAGGGGGAGTATCTTTAGATATAATTACCATAGAGGTGTCAGATACACTAGGGCCACACATGCCACTATTCTGTTTGGTATTGATGTCACTGTGGTGAAGGTACGACTGTGTTGCCTTTCCAGGTACGCAACAGGCCACGATATCACAGAGCACTCGGTGCTGATCCATGAGTACTACAGTCGGGAGGCCCCCAACCCCATTCACCTTACCGTGGACACAAGTCTCCAGAATGGCCGCATGAGCATCAAGGCCTATGTCAGGTAACCGCAGTGTGCTGGGTCACCAGGGCATAAGAAGCCAGTCAGCCACGCACAGGTgactccccagccccacacctcgCAGGCCTCACTCCTTCAGTGCAGCTCAGAGCTCTGTGGAAGGCTCACGTCTCTCTCAGTAGCCGTCATTAGCCAGCTTTCACACTGAAGCAGATTGTCCCTACAATTGCCCCTCTCACCCTAGCTCTCCACACGCTTACTGTATGTGAGAACCATTTTCAGGTGGTTTTGATATTTAGATATTTGAATATACTGTCTTGTGTCTTCCATGTCATTTTTCTGGAACAGGCAGGATATATCCTCATACAGCTTTCTTGTCATGATCTTCATCATGTTCCCTGCTTAGTTCCACATTACCCTTTAGAACTTGGCATATTTAGAGGTTCAAGGGTGACTGTCCTTAATTTTGAAGATGTCTTTTAATTTAGGATTGACTACTATTTGAGTTATGATAGCATTACAGTGTTGAGCAGTGAACTTACAGGAAGTTTCACAGTGGCGGTTGGTGGTGGTATTGGGGAAGGCTCTGGTTGCTTACCAAGGAAGAGGCTGCCGTGGAAGTTGGAAGATGCGTCTTGTGGTTAAAGGCGGTCCTTAGGGGTCTCCTGTACTGTGTGCCTTCATGCCGTGGCTGGGGCTCACAGGTGGGATACTGCGCAGGAAGTCACATGGGGGCCAAGCCCTATGGGCCAGCGTCCTGCCAAGCTGTAGCCCATTGCCAGACTCGTTCAGCTTTGGTGAACTCCCACTCCAAGTGTAGCAAACACATTGCTTTTGCTGAGGTTGCTTGTAGCTCTCGCTCTAGCAGTTTGCAGGCAGGACTCTGTGCTTTTTCAATGTTAATGTAAAGCTtggtcccagaaaaaaaaaaaacccatgtgtTGTCATTTTTCCATGGCAGCCTGCCCCAGTGTCAGAGTCCTGTCCTCTTGTCACTGTCATTTTGGTGTGCAGAGTCGTCATCTCAAAGGACTAGGTCAGGGCCAAGTCCTCTCACAGGCTCAGGGTCTGGTGTGTGGCGTGAGCTAAGGAAAGAGAGAGCTTTGCTCGCTTGTCTCCAGGGTTCACATGGTACAGGCTAGACATGGAATGCCTGCTCCGGGGGCCATGTttacttctcttctcctctccttagCACGTTGATGGGTGTCCCTGGGAGGACCATGGGAGTTATGTTCACACCTCTGACGGTGAAATACGCATATTACGACACCGAACGCATTGGAGGTGAGTGGCCCATACTGGTTAAAGGTCTCAGGCCTTATCAGGGCAGGCGAAGGGCTGCTATGAACAAGGATGGACGCCCTGGGTGGCCTAGCAAAGTGGGAAAAGCACCAGAGAGCATGAGACATTGATCTGTGCTAACCAAACCAGTGGTTGGCATACCACGTAGAGTTGTTGAgcaccaccagaaagaatgaaagcCAGGAGGGGCAGTGCCGGAAGCGCGGGGGAGCAAGAAGGTTAGATGGAGTCTTGCCTCTGCTGGTGGTGTGACTGAATTTCCTGTCTCTGCTCCCACCCTCAAACCACTCCCCCAGTGGACCTGATCATGAAGACCTGTTTTAGCCCTAACCGGGTGATCGGCCTCTCAAGCGACTTGCAGCAAGTAGGAGGAGCGTCGGCGCGCATCCAGGACGCACTCAGCACAGTGCTGCAGTATGCGGAGGACGTGCTGGTGAGGGGGCAGAGCCCGGGGAGGCGCTGCTGAGGGTGGTGCTGTGTGCTGCCTCACTGAAATCCTGTGCTTTGCTGCTCAGTCTGGAAAAGTGTCTGCTGACAATACGGTGGGCCGTTTCTTGATGAGTCTGGTTAATCAAGTACCCAAAATCGTTCCGGACGACTTTGAGACCATGCTCAACAGCAACATCAATGTGAGTGCCATCGTTGGGTCCTTCGGGGCCCAGAGTGGGTAGAGGAGGCTGCCGCTTTGCAGCCCAGGttgggagggcgggagggagatgCCAGGCCTTCCTCCACTGTCGCTGATACTGCGTGACTTGCCATAAGCTTCACAGAGAAATACTAAACTTCAGGGATGACAAAACGCAAGCTCTGATCTTCCCCGATGCTGCAGTCACCGAAGGCACCCGCAGACCACAGTGCAGCAGCTCAGATGCTGACCCCAGCCTTGGGCTCCTGCTTAGCCTCTCCCTGCTGTCCTGTATCCAGGACTGTCCTCAGCCCTGCGGCACAGCGCAGGACCAGCTTTCTGCTTCActcatttatcttttgttttccagGACCTACTGATGGTAACCTACCTGGCCAACCTCACACAGTCCCAGATCGCCCTCAATGAGAAACTCGTCAACCTATGAATGGGACCTACATGTTAGCACACCGAGGAGAGTGGGTTGCTGAATGCTGtcagaagaaaagccagaaggggcagagCAAGAAGTGGTTTCTCTGTGGTCTTGGGTCACACTTGAGTCAGCTGCTGTGGCTCTAAATAAACATAGCCCACCTTTTGTAAGTGAATCCCATCtgatgtgatttcattcctggaaggaagggagaaaactgTTTTAGAGAGCTCACAGAAACGAGGAAGTGGATACTGTAAGTAAACTTTGGCTGTTTGTTTCACACGTCCTATAAGTATTGTACCCACTTGCCAGGcacggtggctcatacttgtaatcctagctgctatgaAGGCTGACATCAGacaattgcagttcaaggcctgTAGGGAAAACGTTCGTGAGACCCTTGCCCCTCATGCCATCTACCAATAAAAAgctaggctcacacctataatcctagctactcaggaggctaagatctgaggatcctagttctgGGCTAACCCAGGCAGGGATGTCCatcagactctttatctcccattaaccagcaaagcaggaaatggagctgtgactcaaatagtagagtgccagccagacggatggagttcagggacagcgcccaggccctgagttgaagggctccaacacacatacacacacacacacggagctgtgactcaaatagtagagtgccagccagacGGATggattcagggacagcacacacacacacacacacacacacacgcacacggagAGAGCTAGGTGCAATGATACTTGCCTCTCATCTCAGCTATAAATGTGTGAATAGGGAGAACATGGTCAGGCTgacctggacagaaaaaaaaaacagtattgaaaaaacttaaaagaacagctaggagtgtggctcatgtggtagagctacTGCCGAGCAAGTATAAGGCCAGTTTCGCAGTCAGTCACCTTTGTCCTGTCCTTTTGCCTGTGGTCAGAGCAAGATGAACCTCCAGGAAACCAATTGTGATCAATTGTAGCATCTTACGTGGATGACAGTATGAAGATGTGCCCTGTGCAGTGTTGAAGGGTCTGCCCCTGGGTGAGTGAGTGAGAGGGCAGGAGGAAGACACGGAGGACACGGAATCGGTCCTGGGGCCCATGTGCTTGCGCTGGTGGAAGTCTTCTCCAGGGGGAGGAATTACTCCTGCTTTACTAAATTGCCCCTTTGGCCTTTCAGTCTGGAAAAATGCTCACTAACAGAACCTTGACTGTTTCTCAGTGAGTTGCCTGGTTTCCATAGGAAAccaatctccaataaattattcagaaaaggccagaagtggcactgtggcttaagtggtagagcactagccttgagcacagagaggctcaggggcaaagcctaggccctgcgttcaagccccaggaccaggaataaataaatagttactaggcgtgtgtgtgtgtgtttatacgtACGTACGTGTGTGtattaaactcaggactttgagtTTTCTGAGCTTGTTCAGCGGACACTGTCATTTGGGCCATGCCACCagcccagcttcttgctggttattttggaaatgaaatctcatgagcttttctcttGGGGCAGCTTCAAACTTAGTCTCTGGATctcacttcctgaatagctagagttgCAGGCATAAGCTTCCAGCACTGACTCCTATTTTGAACAATGATACTTTTATTCTAAGTGTAGCTGCTTTTTcaagtttttggggttttttgtttgtttgtttgtttgccagtcctggggtttggactcggggcctgagcactgtccctggcttctttttgctcaaggctagcactctgccacttgagccacagcgccacttctggccttttctgtttatgtgatgctgaggaatcgaacccagggcttcatgtatacgaggtgagcgctcttgccactaggctatattcccagccccattttcaagtatttctacagaaaaaaaaaaaaaggataattcaAAGTGGCCCTTCAGGTATTGTTAATTGCTAATTACAAATAGCCCTAGTTTTCAGTcatatttttttggtgctgtggATTGAATCTCCATGCATGTTGAACACAgctataccactgagccacaccccagcccaacctaattttgtattttaataagtCTTTGAAAACCTTATTTTCATCTCATAAGTTTCTATTATAAAGCTCATTTgttcaaacttttttttcactcaagacctgGACTCAAGCTCTTGACACTTTATccctatcacctgagtcacacctcgTGTGCAACCCCTTATACAATTTTTTAATGCTGGGCATTGGGTTGTTTCTTTGTGCTGACAGGTATAGTTCCATGTGGGGACATAAGTAGGAGTTTTTTGTAGTCATCCAGTTCAGTTCTTTGTCACCCCAGGAACCACACAGTGGTTTTCACCATCTGCCTATGAGAAAGACAAGAAAGTACATCTTGAGGGGCAAGCCTCTGCTTGCCCTCTTTGCTCTGGATTTATATACTATGGAATGAGAAACTGGGAAGCTGAGAGAGGACTTACTCTTCCATATGCTCATACCAtaagcctcccttccttcccaggcccaAGATAGGCCCCTTATCAGATGAACCAAATTCACTCCTGTAGAGCAAGGGGAACTTTTAAGAGTGTTTGTTCCCTTTTCCTAACTCCAGTCTGTCACTTCTGAGCCTATAGGCTGCTGAGCTAGGAGCAAGGCTCTGCTGCGGTCCCAGGAGAGACTTGTTTTAAGGCTTGGGTCCTCATAGACCAGACTTGTTCTGCAAAGCTGATACAGAGAAGACTCTAGCAAGGACCAAAGCTGTCTTGTGAAGAACACAGCCCATGTAGATCTGTGGATCTTGAGGAATCCAAGTGTGGGTCTCCCAGGATTCTTGTGGCCTAGAAGGATTGAACAGGTAGGTAGACTGAGTCTTTCTGGGGCAAGAAAGCGTGGGATAGTTGGTGTCCTGCCTAGTTCTGCACTgtgccttctttcctcttccaacACACACAGGACAATCAACATCTCAGTTCTTCCTGCATGTTTGCGTGGCAAAGCATTAGCTGAACATGGGGTTCTGAGCATGTGTGGTGAAGAAATTAGCATTGTCTCATGAACAGGTCATCTAGCTTTTCCAGGGGTGTCCAAACAGCCTGGATTGTTTAAGATAGGATCAGGGTTGCTCTTACTGCAGCATCTAGAAATCCATGCACAATCAGTAGTGCAACTTCTCACAAGGTTAACAGGCTTCATTTGCCCAATAGAAAAGTAGCTGCCGCTGGTGACCATCTGGTCTGTGAATTACATCTTTTTCCCATGGTGGCTAGTATGGTCCATCTTGGTCTCTCAGTCTTGAGATAATTTTCCCTATAAGGTGATAACTTTGTGCTTACATTTCTGTCCTAAGATGATGATTGTCCCTCTTAAAATTGTCTCCATCCCACAGTATTGGTTCTTCTGAGCTTTGTGCATGGCTGAAGCATTCTCAGAAATAACCACTAGAGGGCACCCTTGCACCACATAAGCCTTAGGTTGCTGGTTCTCATCCCTAAgttcgtttttgttttgtttttccccagtcctggggcttgaattcaaggcctgagcactgtccctgagcttctcttgctcaaggctagcacttgagccccagcaccacttccaacttttcccgtatatgttgtgctgaggaattgaacccagggcttcaggcatgctaggcaagcactctgccactagaccatattccgagcttgaactctgggcctgggcactgtctgtcccttgggttcttttgctcaaggctagtgctctaccacttgacacaacACCACTCCTgaattttttcattgtttattcAAGATAATCTCatacttcaaactgggatcctcagatctcagcctcctgagtagctaggattataagcatgagccacggctttgtttggtttttaattttttttttctctgaacttCAGAAGGTTGTACACGGGGGTTACAACTTCACATGTCCATCTGAATGTCAGTGATTCTTGATCATCCTTCCTCTGATCATCCTTCTGCATCCTTTCTGCTCctttccccactttttttttaacatatacatacattatgtACTCTGGCTATATTTGTTGCTTGTTCCCTTTTTTGTTTATCCACCTCCACTCAATAGCCCCCCTTTACATTCTCCTTTCATCCTAAACCATTTTTTAAGAATCTGCCCAGAGAAAGTACCTTCAGTTAGGAACAATCTGGACAGTGCAAAATGAGTGGCCAAAGCTTCTAGAAAAGCTTCCTCAAGTCAAGTGAAGACACAAAGCACCTTCCTGAGTTCCCCCCACCAATCACTCCAAATAAACATGATATATTTCAGACTTAATTTGGAAACAAAGTTTTAAGTAAATCTAGGGCTTGCTCTTCCAACTACATTGTAACCTGTAAGCCCTCTATATGGAAAGCCTTAGTCTACTGCTGCTCAGTAACCTTGGCCCAGCCTTGACTGTCAAAATAAGATTTCTAGAGCTTTCCATCAGGGCTAGTAGAGGACTAGTATATGGTCCTAGGACCCATATAAAGAGCCTGGACCTTTTATATGGTCTAGAGAGCTGGGAACAGATCAGAGATGTGAGAGGCACCTGCAACTCTGAACAATTGCTTAGTTGGTGGAGAGTGCAAGGAATAGACTGTGGTAAGTGTTAGCGGAGACTAAAAGTCCTGCTTTAGACAGGAGAATTAACGTGGAGGGGCCATACTTGATTTGGGTCTCTCGAAAGCATCATATGTGATAGGCCTCGGGGGAGGGTAGTTGGTGGTCTGTATTTGCATCCTAAGGTTGCCATCACAAGAACAACAAACTTGATGAGTTAAACAATAGAGATTTGCTTTCCGTTATGGATACTGGGAATCTAAAATTGAGGTATTATCAAAACCTACTCCTCCGGCTCTAGAAGAGGATCTCTCCCTGCCTCTTACAGCTTCTAGTACCTCAGCTTGTGGCTTCTGCACTTCAGTCTCTGCCTCTATCATCACATGGTCCTCAGGTGCATTTGTATCCAAGTATTCTTAGTTGTATTGGATTAGCCCCACCCTAATTAGGCCATCTTAGCATGATCAGTGTCAAAATTCTTTAACCATCTAATCAATCTCTGAGCTAAGATTTCATTATTATGTAGGACTGTAAACCACTATAGGATGGGAGAAGGAAGATAAACCCATATTCAGAAATAGTATCATTTTGATGCTAAGGTCAAACTACCCTTTCCAGACTGGAAGGAATCTGGTATAATTATTCACAAAGTGCTGGGCAGTCTTCTGAAACAATGGCACTGGGAGAATCCAATCGTGCGGGCTGAGCATTCAGCAGCAGCAATCTCCATGTGAGAGTCTTTATGCCAGGCCTATGCAATTTTCATTTTTGCTATACCCACAGTCCATTTGGTGGAGTCCTTAGGTCAAGGGTAGAAACTGGCAGATATACTCCAGACTAATCACCCAGCAGGTACTTAATGACAGGCATCAACATGAGACACAAAATCTACATCACCTGGTACCATTCTTACCAGTCCAGCTGCATGCCTTTTCctcagatttgtgtgtgtgtgtgtgtgtgcacgcaccagtactggggcttgaattcaggacctgggtactgtcccttagccttttccctCAAGTCTGGTGCTATGCCCttaagctgcagctccacttctagctttttgctggttaattggaggtaagagtctcacagacttcccttcctgcctgggctatctttgatctgcaatcctcagatctcaacttcctgagtaaccaggattacaggcatgagccatccccACCCAACAGACTTCTTCAGTATTCCTGTCTTACTTCACCCAGGCTTCTGTTCTATCCATCAAGTCCTCCATTGCCCAGAAGTGCATGGATATTCTTACCTCAGGCCTCCCAACCTGCAAAACAGATGGCCAGATCTCCCAGTGGGAAGATGTTCGCAGTCATTTTAAGCACTTGTCCCAGTGAAACCAGTCGCAGTTGGGTTACAGTTTATTTCTGGTTCATACCACTATACCAAGACAATCCTACAGCagtggggaaagggggggagaacATATGTGGAGCTTTTGATAAATGAGCTGAGGAAGCAGCTTGGTGCCACGGATCTATGCCACAGAGTCTGAATCCTTTTGTCATGTAGTGTACTTGTGATCTCTCTACCTGCCTGGTCCCCCAGTATAGCACTGTCATCATACAATGAATTGCTAGTGTGTGTCTGATGAACTGATAAATATAAATCATTCAGTTCATGGGTAGGTGGTTGCTTGGTGTTCCAGATTCCAATAGGTGATTTTACTCTTGTAGCATCTTGATGCTCTCAGGTATCTGAGCACTGTTGGGGCCTAAGAACTCACCATAAGCTACTTTCTCAAGTGTGAGTAGTTCTAGACTTCAGAAGACAAGACTGACAAGACCACCATCCCAAACCTCAAAGTCTAGACAGCATTCCAGAGTTAGCGTTTCCTAATATTGAACCATAGAGTCAGTACCACTGCTCCTCAACTTGAGTCTGTGAAAATGCCTTTCCCACTTCAGTCCAGATTTAGATGTTAAATATGAGTTCCCTGAATTCACTCCAAGCTGCTTCTCTTGtctcctgaaatctgaggatctcatcctcctaagtagctgggattgcaggtgtcagccactgatgcctggccctAAGCTTTGACTTCCCTAGCATTTGCCAGTTTTTCAGTGAATATTCTATACCATGGCTAAAACTCTCCTCCCCCCGTGGTGAGGGGGGAGTTACTAGGTGACTGAAGTGGGTCATACAGGCACTGCATGTGCACTCGACGGACTCCTCATTAAAGCCTTTGGACAGTGAGGCCTGGGTGGGCTTCACTGGTGGGCCATACTCTGCATGTGTTGTTGCAGGGA contains:
- the Eif3f gene encoding eukaryotic translation initiation factor 3 subunit F, encoding MAAPAVPASAPPATPAPAPASAAAPAPAVTPASAPASAPAAPPAAPAPATSSDPAAAATPAAPGQTPASAPAPAQTPAPSLPGPALPGPFPGGRVVRLHPVILASIVDSYERRNEGAARVIGTLLGTVDKHSVEVTNCFSVPHNESEDEVAVDMEFAKNMYELHKKVSPNELILGWYATGHDITEHSVLIHEYYSREAPNPIHLTVDTSLQNGRMSIKAYVSTLMGVPGRTMGVMFTPLTVKYAYYDTERIGVDLIMKTCFSPNRVIGLSSDLQQVGGASARIQDALSTVLQYAEDVLSGKVSADNTVGRFLMSLVNQVPKIVPDDFETMLNSNINDLLMVTYLANLTQSQIALNEKLVNL